From one Lentisphaerota bacterium genomic stretch:
- a CDS encoding VWA domain-containing protein gives MRFAYPLAALLLIPWLLAVWRLYRRSERAGILFAPIRRLPVHTAGWRVWASRMLPAVFLVGLACLIIAAARPQTFIARERRTVDAIAIAMTVDISGSMEALDLSPRSALGTVTEKTRLAVVKETFAAFIRQRPDDLLALITFGGYASTRSPLTADHRALLHVLNGVQVPSANMDDQGRPVAREELLTAIGDGLATACARLTDSEPKTRIIVLLSDGESNTGIITPDQAAEAAKKLGIRVYTIGVGSTGRAPFRTRDDFGRSVIGWGEVSLDETQLRSIASVTGARYFNVRDPEGLKTALDEIGRLETTRIDRQILMRYQEWFVWPLFVGATLVCAALTLGMLTLRRLL, from the coding sequence CGGAATACTTTTTGCGCCGATCCGTCGGCTGCCCGTTCACACGGCGGGCTGGCGCGTATGGGCCTCACGCATGCTGCCTGCGGTGTTTCTCGTCGGGCTCGCCTGTCTCATTATTGCCGCCGCGCGCCCCCAGACGTTTATCGCCCGCGAGCGCCGCACGGTCGATGCGATCGCCATCGCCATGACTGTGGATATCTCCGGCTCGATGGAGGCGCTCGATCTCTCGCCCCGCTCGGCCCTCGGCACCGTGACCGAGAAAACACGTCTCGCTGTTGTGAAGGAGACTTTTGCGGCCTTCATCCGCCAGCGTCCCGACGACCTGCTCGCACTCATCACTTTCGGGGGCTATGCCTCGACCCGTAGCCCACTCACCGCCGACCATCGTGCCCTGCTTCACGTCTTGAACGGGGTGCAAGTCCCAAGCGCCAACATGGACGATCAGGGCCGTCCGGTTGCTCGGGAAGAACTGCTGACGGCCATCGGCGACGGACTGGCCACGGCCTGCGCACGCCTCACCGACTCCGAGCCCAAGACCCGGATTATTGTCCTGCTGAGCGACGGCGAATCCAACACGGGCATCATCACACCGGACCAAGCGGCCGAGGCGGCAAAGAAGTTGGGCATCCGCGTCTACACCATTGGCGTGGGCAGCACCGGCCGCGCCCCCTTCCGAACCCGTGACGACTTCGGGCGCTCCGTGATCGGATGGGGCGAGGTGAGCCTCGACGAAACCCAACTCCGCTCCATCGCCAGTGTCACAGGCGCCCGCTATTTCAACGTGCGTGATCCAGAGGGTCTGAAGACGGCCCTTGACGAGATCGGCCGTTTGGAGACCACACGCATTGACCGTCAAATCCTGATGCGGTATCAGGAGTGGTTTGTGTGGCCGCTCTTCGTCGGCGCGACGCTTGTCTGTGCCGCGCTCACGCTCGGCATGCTCACCCTCCGGAGGCTGTTATGA